In a single window of the Littorina saxatilis isolate snail1 linkage group LG5, US_GU_Lsax_2.0, whole genome shotgun sequence genome:
- the LOC138965833 gene encoding putative G-protein coupled receptor F59B2.13, giving the protein MTSMFNNVTAEFSQAVTTDVPMTSIFNNVSAAFSQTQGGNLTDTVNGCRVVDRQLKFLPWNNPDNVISAENSLLGTKSVSVFITLVCTLGAPLNIVNCIVFAKLGLRDRINFLLFSLACADFVSCVYYFLHSIEYTYTLFLGDLRSYGPLGMALTNSGANSMHGAAYVSRSISTLIACERCLCITHPFVARRLFRTRTTAAVVVLATVALMAGSSFTSSKFKIGCEYIPSLGRSVVFYYPSEFYRENSGFVDALGSVVFGLFLPFFFVVVTAITALVTIVKLLEARRWRQSTSVTMGTGEVALTTMLVALSCLFVACSLPNVIHRSAQLVDPDFKLGGRKQNLHVLGIGIVYVFSAINSSVNFFFYWKLGSRFRETLQSMHVKRSHENSAEQLPSVSVATK; this is encoded by the coding sequence ATGACGTCAATGTTCAACAACGTCACAGCGGAGTTCTCTCAGGCAGTCACAACTGACGTACCGATGACGTCAATATTCAACAACGTCTCCGCGGCGTTCTCACAGACACAGGGAGGGAACCTAACGGATACTGTGAACGGATGCCGCGTGGTTGACCGCCAGCTCAAATTCCTCCCTTGGAACAACCCCGACAACGTCATCAGCGCTGAGAATTCGCTGCTGGGCACGAAGAGCGTGTCGGTCTTCATCACCTTGGTGTGTACGCTCGGCGCGCCGCTCAACATCGTCAATTGCATCGTGTTCGCGAAGCTCGGGCTGCGGGACAGGATTAACTTCCTGCTCTTCTCCTTGGCCTGCGCAGACTTTGTGTCCTGCGTCTACTACTTCCTCCACTCCATAGAATACACCTACACTCTCTTCCTGGGGGATCTGCGCAGCTACGGACCTCTGGGTATGGCTCTCACCAACAGCGGGGCCAACTCCATGCACGGAGCGGCCTACGTGTCCCGGTCCATCTCCACCCTCATCGCCTGCGAGCGCTGTCTCTGCATCACGCACCCTTTCGTGGCCAGGAGGCTGTTCAGGACCAGGACCACGGCAGCGGTCGTCGTGCTGGCCACGGTAGCTCTGATGGCTGGCAGTTCCTTCACGTCTTCGAAGTTCAAGATCGGTTGTGAGTACATCCCTTCCCTGGGCCGATCCGTCGTGTTCTATTACCCCAGCGAGTTCTACCGCGAGAACTCAGGCTTCGTAGACGCGCTAGGTTCAGTGGTCTTCGGGTTGTTTCTGCCGTTCTTCTTCGTGGTCGTCACCGCCATCACTGCCCTCGTCACAATTGTCAAGCTGCTCGAAGCCAGAAGGTGGAGACAGAGCACCTCGGTCACCATGGGAACCGGAGAAGTGGCTCTGACTACGATGTTGGTCGCTCTGTCGTGTCTCTTCGTCGCTTGCAGTTTGCCAAATGTCATCCACAGAAGCGCGCAGCTCGTCGATCCTGATTTTAAACTTGGAGGGAGGAAACAAAATCTCCACGTGCTCGGTATTGGGATTGTCTACGTCTTCAGTGCGATCAATTCCAGTGTCAATTTTTTCTTCTACTGGAAGCTGGGATCGCGATTCCGAGAGACTCTGCAGAGCATGCACGTGAAACGATCACACGAGAACAGTGCTGAACAGTTACCGTCTGTCAGTGTCGCAACAAAATGA
- the LOC138966433 gene encoding neutral amino acid transporter 9-like, producing MSDGRILEFHDVCGRRLGRHARVLAITGSLLTLLGGMLVYWILLTNFLFHIGNFVHDRVFDVTVASSNGSYRYDNAVCRSQNVSGLCATNRNDNSTNGGRDFQHWWSETRTIPLYLLLLLFPLLNFKSPTIFTRMNSVGMLSLVYLVVFVAVKAAGWGVNIEFKAAPEGSHAYDSHIAAQFRPTFPALTGVAALGYFVQNSVLSLVRNQKHPQHNVRCVRDLILAYILVLVTYVYFGGLFYITFPLNKNCITDNVLDTIASSDVLCLVARVGLFFQLTCLFPQLAFITRIQLYTALYGNPWPSFVGALCGFYYAIGLPCLVRCVSLKEEGRLTYFHIVFHGLLVLIGLANFVAQFFVLKDL from the exons ATGTCAGACGGACGGATCCTGGAGTTTCACGACGTGTGTGGTCGCCGCCTGGGCCGACATGCCAGAGTGCTGGCCATTACTGGCTCCCTGCTCACCTTGCTGGGCGGTATGCTGGTCTACTGGATCCTACTCACCAACTTCCTCTTCCACATCGGCAACTTTGTTCATG ACCGTGTATTTGACGTGACGGTGGCGTCCTCAAACGGCTCGTATCGATACGACAATG CCGTGTGCAGATCACAGAACGTGTCAGGCCTGTGTGCAACGAACCGGAACGACAACAGCACCAACGGCGGCAGAGATTTCCAGCACTGGTGGAGCGAGACGAGGACCATTCCACTctacctcctcctccttctcttccccCTCCTCAACTTCAAGTCCCCCACCATCTTCACCAGAATGAACTCTGTTG GTATGTTGTCCCTTGTCTACCTTGTCGTCTTCGTGGCGGTCAAGGCCGCAGGCTGGGGGGTCAACATTGAGTTCAAGGCCGCACCAGAAGGCAGTCATGCCTATGATTCTCACATTGCCGCAC aATTTCGGCCGACGTTCCCTGCACTAACAGGAGTTGCTGCGCTTGGCTATTTTGTGCAGAACTCGGTTCTCTCCCTTGTCAGGAATCAAAAACATCCCCAACACAATGTAAGGTGC GTACGGGACCTCATTCTTGCCTATATCCTGGTGCTGGTCACCTATGTGTACTTCGGGGGACTCTTCTACATCACTTTCCCACTCAACAAAAACTGTATAACTGAT AATGTGCTGGACACCATCGCGTCCAGCGACGTGTTGTGCCTGGTAGCACGTGTCGGCCTGTTCTTCCAGCTGACCTGTCTCTTTCCACAGCTAGCCTTCATCACCAGGATACAGCTCTACACCGCACTCTACGGAAACCCTTGGCCAAG CTTCGTGGGTGCCCTGTGTGGGTTTTACTACGCCATCGGGTTGCCATGCTTGGTGCGCTGTGTATCGCTGAAAGAGGAGGGACGCCTGACCTACTTTCACATTGTGTTCCACGGGCTGCTCGTGTTGATAGGCCTCGCAAACTTTGTGGCACAGTTCTTCGTTCTCAAAGATCTATAG